In Mariluticola halotolerans, one DNA window encodes the following:
- the pyc gene encoding pyruvate carboxylase: protein MTIKKILVANRSEIAIRVFRAANELGLKTVAVFAEEDKLALHRFKADEAYLIGKGKGPVEAYLQIEEYIRIARISGADAIHPGYGLLSESPEFVDACEDAGIIFIGPRAQTMRDLGNKVAARNMAVSANVPVVPATEPLPDDLDEVARMAAEIGYPLMLKASWGGGGRGMRRILSEKDLKTEVSEGKREAKAAFGKDEMYLEKLIERARHVEVQLLGDDHGNLVHLFERDCSVQRRNQKVVERAPAPYLSDAVRKELTDAALRLGKAANYLGAGTVEFLMDADTDKFYFIEVNPRIQVEHTVTEEVTGIDIVKAQIHALDGAVIGTPESGVPSQENIKLNGHALQCRVTTEDPEENFIPDYGRITAYRGATGFGVRLDGGTAYSGAVITRYYDPLLEKVTCWAPTPQEAIARMDRALREFRIRGVATNLAFLENIIDHPKFRDNTYTTRFIDNTPELFDFKRKRDRATKLLTYIADVTVNGHPEVRDRPKPPADAAAPVVPDFPELVLAEGSRQVLDRDGPKGLARWMKNQTQVLMTDTTMRDAHQSLLATRMRSDDITRIAQAYSRGLPNLFSLECWGGATFDVAMRFLNEDPWDRLAKVREGAPNILTQMLLRGSNGVGYTNYADNVVQFFVKQAAAGGVDIFRVFDCLNWVENMRVSMDAVIEANKVCEGVVCYTGDMLDPDRAKYDLKYYVSLAKELEAAGAHVLGLKDMAGLMKPQAAKKLIETLKQEISLPIHFHTHDTSGAAAATVLAAVEAGVDAVDAAMDALSGTTSQPCFGSINAGLAGTERDPGFDPKAIRQISFYWEAVRNQYRAFESDLRSGASEVYLHEMPGGQFTNLKEQARSLGLESRWHEVAQTYADVNQMFGDIVKVTPSSKVVGDMALAMVSSGLTRADVEDPNRDVAFPDSVVGFFAGDLGQPPGGFPKELQKKVLKGKKPLAERPGSYLEPVDLEAERKTIAEELDMEIDDFQLASYLMYPKVFTEFMRAQDTYGPTSVLPTPVYFYGLEPGSELLVDLRKGVTLVIQLQGRAETNEKGMVRVFFELNGQPRAVAVPDRAKAGDIVARAKAEAGNAKQIGAPMPGVISTLAVKTGQEVVAGDVLLSIEAMKMETAIHAEVDGVVAEVTVKPGDQIDAKDLLVRFE from the coding sequence ATGACCATTAAAAAAATTCTCGTCGCCAACCGCAGTGAAATCGCTATCCGGGTGTTTCGCGCCGCCAATGAGCTGGGCTTGAAAACCGTCGCGGTTTTTGCCGAGGAAGACAAGCTGGCCCTGCACCGGTTCAAGGCGGACGAAGCCTATCTGATCGGCAAGGGAAAAGGGCCGGTCGAGGCGTATTTGCAGATCGAGGAATATATCCGCATCGCGCGTATCTCGGGCGCTGATGCGATCCATCCCGGTTATGGGCTGTTGTCGGAAAGCCCGGAATTTGTGGATGCCTGCGAGGATGCGGGGATTATATTTATCGGTCCACGGGCACAGACGATGCGCGATCTGGGCAATAAGGTTGCTGCGCGCAATATGGCGGTTTCGGCCAATGTGCCGGTTGTGCCCGCAACTGAGCCACTGCCGGATGATCTGGACGAGGTGGCCCGGATGGCTGCCGAAATCGGCTATCCGCTGATGCTGAAAGCAAGCTGGGGCGGCGGTGGACGCGGCATGCGCCGGATCCTTTCGGAAAAGGATCTCAAGACCGAGGTGTCTGAGGGCAAGCGCGAAGCCAAGGCCGCGTTTGGCAAGGACGAGATGTATCTTGAAAAGCTGATCGAGCGGGCGCGGCATGTGGAAGTGCAGTTGCTGGGCGATGATCATGGCAATCTGGTGCATCTGTTTGAACGTGATTGTTCGGTACAGCGCCGCAATCAAAAAGTCGTGGAACGGGCACCCGCACCCTATCTCTCTGATGCGGTCCGTAAGGAATTGACGGATGCAGCGTTGCGTCTCGGCAAGGCCGCAAATTATCTGGGGGCCGGTACCGTCGAATTCCTGATGGATGCGGATACCGACAAGTTCTATTTCATCGAGGTTAACCCGCGCATTCAGGTGGAGCACACGGTGACCGAAGAGGTGACCGGTATCGATATCGTCAAGGCGCAGATTCATGCGCTTGATGGCGCGGTGATCGGGACGCCGGAATCGGGTGTGCCCAGCCAGGAAAACATCAAGCTCAATGGCCATGCGCTGCAATGCCGGGTGACGACAGAAGACCCGGAAGAGAACTTTATACCGGATTATGGCCGGATCACTGCCTATCGCGGGGCAACCGGCTTTGGTGTGCGGCTGGATGGCGGTACGGCCTATTCGGGTGCGGTGATCACCCGTTACTACGATCCGCTTCTGGAAAAGGTGACCTGTTGGGCGCCGACGCCGCAAGAGGCGATTGCGCGTATGGACCGGGCCTTGCGCGAATTCCGTATTCGCGGGGTTGCCACCAATCTCGCGTTTCTCGAAAACATCATCGACCATCCGAAATTTCGCGATAACACCTATACAACGCGGTTTATCGACAATACGCCTGAGCTGTTTGATTTCAAACGCAAGCGGGACCGGGCGACCAAGCTGTTGACCTATATCGCGGATGTCACAGTCAATGGGCATCCGGAAGTTCGTGACCGGCCAAAGCCGCCGGCAGACGCTGCGGCACCGGTTGTCCCCGATTTTCCCGAACTGGTGCTTGCCGAGGGCAGCCGGCAGGTGCTGGATCGTGATGGCCCCAAAGGGCTGGCGCGCTGGATGAAGAACCAGACCCAGGTGCTTATGACCGACACGACGATGCGGGATGCGCATCAGTCATTGCTGGCGACGCGCATGCGTTCCGACGACATCACCAGGATTGCCCAGGCCTATTCGCGCGGGTTGCCGAACCTGTTCTCGCTGGAATGCTGGGGTGGGGCGACGTTTGATGTGGCGATGCGTTTCCTCAACGAGGATCCCTGGGACCGCCTTGCAAAGGTGCGTGAAGGTGCGCCGAACATTCTCACCCAAATGCTTTTGCGCGGCTCGAATGGCGTCGGCTATACCAATTATGCCGATAATGTCGTGCAGTTCTTCGTCAAACAGGCGGCGGCCGGCGGTGTCGATATTTTCCGTGTGTTCGATTGCCTTAACTGGGTGGAGAACATGCGCGTCTCCATGGATGCGGTGATCGAGGCCAACAAGGTCTGTGAGGGTGTCGTTTGCTATACCGGCGATATGCTTGATCCGGACCGGGCCAAATATGATCTCAAATATTATGTGAGCCTTGCCAAGGAACTGGAAGCTGCGGGTGCGCATGTGCTCGGGCTCAAGGACATGGCCGGGCTGATGAAGCCGCAGGCGGCAAAAAAGCTGATCGAGACGCTGAAGCAGGAAATCTCCCTGCCGATCCATTTCCATACCCATGACACTTCGGGCGCTGCCGCGGCCACAGTTCTCGCGGCGGTGGAAGCGGGTGTGGATGCGGTCGATGCAGCGATGGACGCGCTGTCGGGCACGACCAGTCAGCCCTGTTTCGGCTCGATCAATGCCGGGCTTGCCGGGACCGAGCGCGATCCGGGTTTTGATCCCAAAGCGATCCGGCAGATCTCGTTCTATTGGGAGGCGGTACGTAACCAGTACCGCGCCTTTGAAAGCGATCTGCGCTCGGGCGCCTCGGAAGTCTATCTGCATGAAATGCCGGGCGGGCAGTTTACCAATCTCAAGGAACAGGCGCGCTCGCTGGGGCTTGAAAGCCGCTGGCATGAAGTGGCGCAGACCTATGCCGACGTCAACCAGATGTTCGGCGATATCGTCAAGGTGACCCCGTCGTCCAAGGTGGTGGGCGATATGGCGCTCGCCATGGTCTCCTCGGGGTTGACCCGCGCCGATGTGGAAGACCCGAACCGCGATGTGGCCTTCCCGGATTCCGTTGTGGGGTTCTTTGCCGGTGATCTCGGCCAGCCGCCGGGCGGCTTTCCGAAAGAGCTGCAGAAAAAGGTTTTGAAGGGCAAGAAGCCGCTTGCCGAGCGGCCTGGTTCTTATCTGGAACCGGTTGATCTGGAAGCGGAGCGCAAAACGATTGCCGAAGAGCTGGATATGGAGATCGACGATTTCCAGCTGGCGTCATATCTGATGTATCCCAAGGTCTTCACCGAGTTCATGCGGGCGCAGGATACCTACGGACCGACCTCGGTTCTGCCGACACCGGTCTATTTCTATGGCCTTGAACCGGGCAGCGAGTTGCTGGTTGATCTACGCAAGGGCGTGACACTGGTCATTCAGCTGCAGGGCCGGGCCGAGACCAATGAAAAGGGTATGGTTCGGGTTTTCTTCGAACTCAACGGCCAGCCGCGTGCAGTGGCGGTGCCCGACCGGGCGAAGGCGGGCGATATTGTTGCGCGGGCAAAGGCGGAAGCCGGTAATGCGAAACAGATCGGTGCGCCAATGCCGGGCGTGATCTCGACCCTTGCGGTCAAGACGGGCCAGGAGGTTGTCGCAGGCGATGTGCTGCTCTCGATCGAGGCGATGAAGATGGAAACCGCGATCCATGCAGAAGTCGATGGGGTTGTGGCCGAGGTTACCGTGAAGCCGGGTGACCAGATCGACGCCAAGGATCTGCTGGTACGTTTCGAGTAA
- a CDS encoding TIGR01244 family sulfur transferase, with amino-acid sequence MELKRINDHVSVAGQLSPDEMTQYKAAGFTTIINNRPDGEAPDQPSAATMEAAARAAGLDYHFIPMGREGVSPEMVEQTRAALEGSSGPVLCFCRTGTRSTTLWALSQAGRMDANEIISAAGNAGYDMSHLAGHLG; translated from the coding sequence TTGGAACTCAAGCGGATCAATGATCATGTAAGTGTTGCGGGCCAGCTCAGCCCGGATGAAATGACACAATACAAGGCCGCGGGTTTCACCACGATCATCAATAACCGACCTGATGGCGAGGCACCCGATCAGCCGTCTGCTGCGACGATGGAAGCTGCGGCACGTGCTGCCGGCCTCGATTATCACTTTATCCCGATGGGGCGTGAAGGCGTCAGCCCGGAGATGGTTGAACAGACCCGAGCAGCACTTGAAGGCAGCAGTGGTCCGGTGCTTTGCTTTTGCCGGACCGGGACACGTTCGACCACGCTTTGGGCGCTCAGCCAGGCCGGGCGGATGGATGCAAACGAGATTATCTCTGCTGCGGGCAATGCTGGCTATGACATGTCCCATCTGGCAGGCCATCTCGGCTAA